Part of the Carassius auratus strain Wakin chromosome 8, ASM336829v1, whole genome shotgun sequence genome is shown below.
GAAAGGTAAATGTAGATGGAATTATAAACTCATGTTCTTACCAGCTCTTCCTCACTGTTCACAACCATCAAGTGCGCCCCAGAGTTGTGGCATAAAGACTTTGATAATTCCCATGTCCCATAAACATTCATTATCAAATAACAGGAGTTCCTATATAAAACCCAACCATCCGAGCAGAGCCCTGTATTTAAGAAAACAAACCACACTATTAAAGACACAGCTTGCTTACAATGTAAaaattgttataattataatatgccagttgtattcattttaaaaagttttttttttttttttacatttcttacctCTGTCACCGTTGTACTGGAATGGGATGGGTGTAATATCATCAGAAAGAAGACCTCTGGTCTGATCCTCTTGTGAAGACTTCTTGACTAGAGGatgttaaatgaaaaacaaaccagTTACACAATGATTAACCCATAAAAATTTGCTGAGAGACATTATAAATCGGACTTACAGTTGAGACCTGTTACGATTCCTATTACCATGAATGAAAGTAGGAGTAGAACCGTGAACATGACACAAGCCACTTTGCCTGAATATTACAGTGAATAAACAAACGTCAATAGTTTATAGCAAAATTTCAATCAGACATATCAAAAGCAAACACCATTAGATGAGCTTATGTACCATTGTACCATTTTGCTTGTCATTTAGCTCACATTTCTATTTAAAGCAATATGTTATGCAATTAATAAATTCCTGATAGACTGATATGAGCAGATAggagtatttgtttttttatttatttcagtttagatAACTCCGACCTGGACTTGAATCTTCTTTCTATTGTTTGAGCAGCCGACACCCATAGCCACTGTCTCTGCTATAATAAGCTACAATGATACTACTTTACTTGCCTTGCTGGTAGAAGGGATCCACCCTGTCAGGATTTCCCTCCACATCGTCCGAGAGTTTGTTTGACTGCATTGCTTGAGGTCAGCCTATAGCCTGATTGCAatgaccaaaaaaacaaacaaaagtcatTCTGAAAATGCATGAGACAATGCCACTTTTGCAAAGTTCTCTGAAATAGGCTAGAGGTTCAGATACATCACAATATATCTGTTACATTCAATGCAAAAAATGCAATAGCCTGTTGTAAgcataaacacataaacaatGAGAAAACACTCTGAATTCCAGTTTTTTAATCATCAAAGCGTAAATAATCTTTAAGAAAACTTCAACTTACTGATCAGCTTGTTTCCTTGCGACACACAGAGTTTTCCATGGCACAGCTTGGAAAGTGAAGACTGTGTGGAATGGCAGGATGACGCCAGAGGGGCTGGTCCTCTCCACCCAGCCAAACCAAAGTTCAGGGTTTTCCGCCAAGAACATCACAGATGCCAGAAATGCATGACAAAGTagctataaaatataaatatctttgtGGTAAGTCAGAAAAACAACTGTGCACGAGCTCTTCGCATTACTGTTGGCTTTTTAAAGTTACAGATGTCAGCTCTGATCTAAAATAAATGCAGCGGCATGACTTATGAAGTGTTCCAAAGGAAATCTCGTATAGGCCTAATATATGATTACATTTAATGGACAATGGACAATAAAGAAATTGCATTTGCATATGTACAGCTTACAGTTTAATCAGTAGCATTCGAGTACAGACTGTGAAGGTGTATTTCACTGGTTGGTTTTACTGAATGAAATGAACACACAATAACACTCTTGCGTGAAAGAACTGAATGAACATACAGTGgagatcgaaagtttgggcaccctttgcagaatctgtgaaaatataagtgattttcaaaaaataagagagatcacaCTAAacgcatgttatattttatttagtactgtccttagtaagatattgtgcataaaagatattaacatttagtccacaagacaaaaaaatgctgaaattattaaaataaccccactcaaaagtttgggaacccttggttgttaatactgtgttctgttacctgatgatcctcgactgtctttctgttttgtgatggttatgcatgagtcccttgtttgttctgaacagttaaactgagcagcgttcttcagaaaaatctttaaggtcctgcagattcttcagttttccggcatctttgcatatttgaaccctttccagcagtgactttatgattttgagatgcatcatatcacactgaggacatttgagagactcaaacacaactatttaaaaagattcaaacattcactgatgctccagaaggaaacaagatgcattaagagctggggggtgaaaacttttgaaaatgatgaagatggccaaatttgtcttattttgttgaaatataattgttttccatttagttctgcccttcgtaagcaacagaagatacttgtatgtttcccggtacacaaattaagtacaatttaccttgatcttcaaattctgaaagttttcacccccagctcttaatgcatcttgtttccttctggagcatcagtgaatgtttgaatctttttaaatagttgtgtttgagtccctcaaatgtcctcagtctgaaaagatgtatctcaaaatcatacagtcactgctggaaagggttcaaatatgcaaagataccggaaaactgaagaatctgcaggaccttaaagatttttctgaagaacgctgctcagtttaactgttcagaacaaacaagggactcatgcacaaccatcacaaaacagaaagacagtcgaggatcatcaggtaacagaacacagtactaagaaccaagggtttccaaacttttgagtggggttattttaataatttcagcattttttttgtcttatggactaaatgttaatatcttttatgcacaatatcttactcaggacagtactaaataaaaaataacctgcatttattatgatctctcttattttttgaaaattactcatattttcacagattctgcaaggggtgcccaaactttcgatctcCACTGTATGTTTGTTAAAGAGGAtctgctttgtttgtttatcacTTCATGATTGAGTCAGTGAGTCAGTTTTATTCACATCAAGaagacaaaaaagaagaaaaagtgtaaaaattaCTAAATACAATTCAAATAGGCTAACATAAATGACACAACACAATTAAAATGACATAGCTAAAATCACTCTGTTGCTGTTTGTATAATGAATCGTTTGAGTTGAAGagttgcaattaaaaaaaatgcaaaaaaagaccATCAATTAATAAACCAAGATTTTTTTAACCCACTTTGAATATATGTAGCctgtgtataattttttttttttttttttttttttttttttagaattcagGTTTTGGAGTTACACCACATGATATTTTACAAAGCAACATTACATGTTATAAAAGGCATATTTTATATTCAGAAACATACAGCAGTAGTGATTATTAGCTGTAAAATGAATAggaaataataattactattatttattataaattgttataataataagcaaaaaaaaaaaaaaaaagaatttgattaaacttttattaaaaagtaaaaaaaaaatgagcatgtTTTTCCTGTGGATTTCTTTATGCTGCATTAaaattcatgtcttttttttacctttacagGTTTTGCCCTCTACTTGCTACAGCTTTCCTAAAATGAGTGAAAAGTAACCTACAGTAGTGTTCATGGTTCTTCTGACGTCTTCCTGAAAATCCATTTCGACCTGAATCATAAACTCAGAACAAAAAAGAGACGTAACCTGTTGATCCTGatgaatcagttgagtgaatggaTACGAAAGATTTGACTGACTCATAAATCAAAATCACCAACACTAGTCTGATAGAGCTGTTGTTGGACCTCCCCGTCACTAGATGGCGGGCGCGTCAATCTCCAGCTCCAGCAGCCGCTTTAAAACTTCTTCCGCCGCTGCTGTTCGAGGCTACGCAAAAATGGCCGCGATCGGACGTCTGTCCCAGAAGCTCCTAAAGTCCGCTGCGCTGACCCAAACCCGTCAGCTGTCGGCTGCAGCGGCTCACGGCGAGCAAGCAGGTCAGTAACCAACTCTGAATAACCTCAAAGAGACGCCCTAATAAAACGACCAACCGTTACGAACAGCCGCTACTCTACGTTTTGACCTTGTGGAAGTGACGCGAATGGCTGACTAATGTTGTTCAGTCGTTAGCATAAAACTGCAGAATGGCAGTTGGTTCAGACTTTTGTGTAACACTAGTAAGGTAGCGAATATTAAGTAAGTTGTCTTTTGCTGACTAACGTTACATAGATGAATAAGTTTGCAAATGACTAGGGTGTGAACCAGTTAAAGTGACTTCTCTATTATGGAAATGTCTACACgtgtcaggtaaaaaaaaatcataacgtGTCTCTTGCTGATACATGTTAATGCAGCCAAGACCTGGAAGATCCTGTCGTTTGTGGTGGCGCTGCCCGGAGTCGCTGTGTGTATGCTGAACATGTACCTCAGGGCTCAACAACACCAGCATGAGCAGCCCGAGTTCATTCCCTACAGCCACCTGCGCATCCGCAGCAAGGTGAAAACACCCAGGCTTTAcactaaaaacacatttaaagggtCTTTAACATGAGGCTGGCGggagtttgtttttttaatgaaaagaacaTATGAAGGTTCAGTGGAGTCTGGGCATATGATTTTAAATAACGGAAGTATTGCATTTTAAAAGTCCGCTTTACTTGTGGGGTTTTGTTTTATTACTACTTAACACTGTAAACTTTGTCATTGGTCTTGAATATCAATGTCACTGAAGATCAATGGGCTGaaattggtatttttttttttttttgtcagctaaAGCTGAGCATCACATTTGAAAGCCAAGAAACATGATTCACCTCcacccccaaataaaataaatgtaagaatgGCTGGTTTATCTGGCATTTAAGATCTGGGTGTACTGTCATCGAGACCTTAGAGGGCCTCCAGGAATGAGGCTGTGACCTCACACACCGCAACCAAATGCAATGCATATATCAGTACTtagaaatgtgaatgtttttggTAGGTAATGCTGAGAAATATAGCTAGGAAAATATCTTTTGATATTTTTACGCTTTGATGTTCTCGATATTGTACAATGTACTAGTTATATTTTAATGGTTATTTGGGAGGGGGTAATAAGATTATAACAACAATTGTTAAATGCATTTGTTAAGGATTCAAATgacaaaatttaaaaagaaaatgttatgaCATTGTAACACATTTTATAGCTTAATTGTGCTTGAACTGTATATACTGATGTAGTGTAGTTCTATTGTAGTCATTAATGcagattcaaaatatttaatgtaagaGCTAATAATCAGTAAAATGgtagttttaaaaatacataatttccaTAGTTTCGGCTTTTGCTATTTATCATTGTAATTGTTTCctgtatatgcatacatttaacaATTCTTATAAGGAATGAAGTACTGTAAGACCCACAGTAATTATACAAatcagaggattttttttttctctgcaaatCAATACCACCTGTCAGCAGCTCTGTTcagtttctttacatttatatgtaaacCATCTTCCCAAAATTTTAAAAACGTTtatgaatttttacatttttcttccaaatcttttatttttacaaaacaataGTGTTAtagcaataaacattaaaatattaataattctaacTACTATTTTGTTGTCTGTTTGAATACAGAAAACTGATCACATGTCTgatacaaataagaaaaaaagtatcTACATATTTTACTAAAACTTCTGAATGtatgaaaatgttttgtgaacatTTGTGTATTAATTGAAAAATCGGTATGCTTATGTTGTTAGTCAAACAATCTCTTTTCTCTCTTCCTCACGCATACATCAGCGTTTCCCATGGGGTGACGGCTCCAAGTCGCTCTTCCACAACCCCCACGTCAATGCCCTCCCTGACGGCTACGAGCAGCATGATCACTGAAAGCTGTCTGAAGCTCTGTCAGATCTCTCCTTCAGGGACCAGAAAGCCCTCCGTCTCCTCTCATTTCTCTGGAccactcctctttttttttttcagtttacataGCATCAACATGTTTATCTTGCCTCTGTGCTCTCCACACCTAGTGGAAGTACCTTATGGAAAGTTACATTTACTTAAGGACCACTGTATCACCTTAACTGcttaatctgaaataaataaaagtctatTTGTTAAATTATAAACCATATCAGAAGTCAAATTTTTTGAAGGGAGTGATTGAAGTAGTCAGATCCTGCTGGGATACACTGATTTGCTAGTGTTTAAATGCGGCATTATAGATATACATTATAGAAGAGAAATgcataaaagcaaaaacaaattaaacggTTAACGGTTTAATGGAGTGTGTATTCTGTCCATAGGTGCAGGAgactaaaaaaatatgcaaatattaaaatgtacattataaaaattgtgtatatatgtattgcTTACTCAGAAATTAAAGGCTAAAATGGAGAAGGAAATGCCGTTTGTTCCTCCAGGCTCGCCGTACTATCAAGACACTCTCACATGACTTTACTCTTGTGACACATTCCTTCACAAAAACGAAATTTAATGGCATCATGAAGCATGAGATCTTATCAGTTTCCGTGTATGCTGAATATATTACTGGTATTTGCTTCCTCGTGAAATAGTTAACAGAATTCTCTAAGCGAAAATGAATCTTTAGGTGAGTGGGACTCAGTAACACAGCTGAAGTTGGGTGTCATGCTTAAAGTTTATGTAAACTTCATTCAACCCGCTGACGGTGAGTGGAAATAATAGCTGTATCTGTTCTTGTTGCACATACACAAAACATGGAGGACTTGTCTCTACATTGCGTGCTCAACCAAGCGCAAGCATACGTTGTCTAACCTGGgtatataaacaaacacaagcTACTGCTATTAATGTGGAGTATCTTTCTAAGATAATACTAATTTCCCATTGAAACGGATAATCATCATCACATTTAAACTATATGTATTTGGCGTGTTCATCTTGACAGCAGTTGAATGAACCTCGCTAGTGAGCGATACCCAGCCTGATTTAAGAATGATCCACATCATTTACTTGATTTGAATAAGTATCTCCTGTCAAAACAAAAGTATTTCTGAAAGTATTTACAAggttaaatgatacatttattgGTTACTCATATTACGCTTAATGAGTGCCACAATAAaggttttatttactgtatttacacCGAGGGTTGAGGAACGAGCATGTCTACCTCTGTATTTGTACATTGACGTGTGAATTCGAGAAATTTTCTCAAGTTACTTATACGAAAATCACATACaaggcaaatacaaaatagcgatcattaaaatgaaagctatgtttatttaaacattgaCTTGAGTTCTTAACGAAATGGTAAGGAGTGACGGGCATAATGTTTGACttgaaaatgtaagtaaaaatCTTGACAGCTTATTCCCAGGTTTGTGGTCTCAGACTGTTGGACCAGTTGCCATGCAGTGCTTTGGTTTTGTATTACCTTCCCTATTTGTTCTAAGCATAAATAACCATATTTTGTGGTATGCCAAAGATATAGGaactcactcaaaaatgaaaattagctgaaaatgtattcacccgcAGGCCATCCAAGATCCACAGATTTGGAtcaatttagcattacatcactttatCACCAATCGATCCTCTGTAGTacatgggtgccgtcagaatgagagtccaaacagcttataCAAACATCACAGCAATCCACATGTAATTCACCTGTCTCCAGTCCACATGCCAGCatcttgtgaaataaaaagctacaTTATGTTTGTAATAAAGAAACCCATACtgaaaaatattgtcattaatttctctccctcatgttgttccaaaccgtaagacctttgttcatcttttgaacgcaaatgatgttatttttcatacaatttaagacatttctgaCCCTACATAtacagcaacgcaactgacatttttaaggcccagaaaagtagtgATCCGACAtaacaaatttataaaaataaatgaacacatttattgatgtagtaaggacatcattaaaataccaagtccatgtgacatcagtggttcaaccgccattttatgaagcaacaagaatactttttgtgcacaaactaaaaataaatgattactttattcaacaatttgtcacCATCTGCTGCCATTCATGTGAGTACCAtgccatgtttttgttttctttgtgcacaaaaagtattattgtaGCTTTGTTAAATTACGGTGGAACCACTAGTgttacatggactattttaacaatgtgtttactacgttcatctttggaacacaaattaagatattttttatgaaatccaatAGCTCTCTTGTCTCTGAAATCTatgatattctccaaaatggtacAATAATGTTTcggaggagaagaattgttgaataaagtcttttttttttttttttgtgcaacaaAAATggatgaaccactgatgtcacatggactctTTTGTCGATATTCTTGGTAgctttctggaccttgactgtAGGACCCTAtttatgggagggtcagagagctctcggatttcatcttaaatataataatttgtgttccaaagatgaatcaAGGCCTTATGTTTTTGGAATGATGTGAGGGTGAGcaattactttattcaacaattggtAACTGTCTGCTGCCATTCACAAGAGTTTCAtgccatttttttgttttcttcgtgcACAAAAAGTTTTCTTGTAGCTTTGTTAAATTACGATGGAACCACTGCTGTcccatggactattttaacaaaaaGTCGATTATATGTTGTCCACTCTCAACAAAATCCACTGATATATTTGGTTAGAACAGTTTTAGACTGTTTGTGCTTGTGAATGGCAAATATCTATGCTTATTTCTATCCTaattcagacaagattactttttcactgtataaatcaatattatggatagaggactcgtattttagctggaagcaacagtttaatgTCAAAACactttcataatttatttcattattggaAACACCCAGCATTTCAATGTTGACAAATGGACTAGAGTTGTGTGGATCACATatggattattatgtttttatcagtggtttggactcattttgatggcacccattgtTGTGCACTGCAGCTCAGACATACAGttgatataaacataaaaattattcacaaataatgCACAACACTTCAGATTCCATATGACAGTGGActttgatgtgagaagacaacaggggatggactttttcattgGAGTTGTTATTGTTATGGATTGTGGACTGGTAATTTGGCCAAAAGCACtggtttaaaatgataaaaagtctTAATGGTGGATTAGTTTTGAAGGACTGGAGACGtctggattacttttggattactgtgatgtttttatcagctgtttggactctcattttgatggcacccattcacttgcagagGATCCAAGTGATGAAATgcgacatttctccaaatctgttcagatgaagaaacaatcttaactacatcttggatggccagaaGCTgagttccttttctttttttttgtgtgaagtgTGAACACTTCTTTTAACTGGATTGCTTCTCTTTCAACAGATCACCAATGGCAGAGACAGCAACTTTGACTCATTCCAGACGGTGAGAATAATATTCAGTGTGTAAACCTTTACAGTCGTTTTTTAAACAAAGTGATATGTTGTAGACTTTTACAGCTTGCCGTTTCCTAAGATGCCCCTTACAGTGTGACCCATAAGTGCGGTCATGAAGAACAGAATGCTCATTGTCCAGTGCATTATACATGTTTAGAGATGCTATGCTTAACATCAATAGAAAACCGTTCTTTATCAATTTCCTCAATTTTAACAGTAATACTGGAAGGCAAGAGGCTTGGCTCAATGGCTAACTGTACTGCTTATGTATTTTATCATATTTCCAAATGCAGCTTATTCTTCCTCTACGATAGTTCAAAGGTTCAAGAGGAGGGTGACCTGACTAGAGATGGGATTTACTATTTCTCTCCTGAGGATGTAAGACATACGTCCTGTTCATATTGatataattattaaagaaaatgatTTAGATTTTGTTTAAAGCATGAAGAAGCAACTGCACCTTCCAAAACACTATTCTAACACAGCTGCTTTAAAAGACGACCTTAATAATACTTCATATACATAAGCATGATGGTGTTTGTACTGTGGCAGACACCAATAGACCAACAAGAGCTGCTTTGTGGCCAGCTGGCCGGTGTGTGTCGTTGTGTATCTGAGCTGTCCTCATCTCCTGTACGTCTGCTTCGCCTGCGCAAAAGCAAATATGCAGTCCGCATGGAGGATAACTTTCTTTGGGTAAGATAATATTTTGTCTTTGGGTAATGACATTACAAAACCTAATGTCCTGGTGCCTAGTACCTCCTGACTTAAATAAAGCCAAGGCTTTGGAACAGAGCGATGCAAACTTGGTTTGACTGAAAGCAAAATTTCAGTGTGCTTTTATGGTGGTTTTACAACTCTCTTGAATGGGATCTTTCTCTGGGTTCCAGGCATTGAGCTGTGTGGCTGACATTcctgatgtgagtgtgtgtgacttACTTGATCAGCTGATTGCCCTCTTCTGTTTCTACAATGGACCTGTGCATCACAGCTACCAGGTTCTGTTCATTGATTATGAGATTATGATCTAACCTGAATATATATTTGGAGTTTTGGCtcagtgaggttttttttttttttttgaaaaaataaataataataataatatataataataatataaataagttcTGTTCTTTTCAAAACTTAATTCATAAAAGagtcttgacaaaaaaaaaatgtatcatggccCCCACagaaattctgaataaaatatgtttcttgatcaccaaatcagtagcctatattagaatttttttctgatagatcatgtgacactgatgactggatgacgatgatgctgaaaaatcagctttggcatcttaaaatagaaaagagataTTTCCAAATTGCaatcatattttgcaatat
Proteins encoded:
- the LOC113107478 gene encoding C-type lectin domain family 4 member E-like, translated to MQSNKLSDDVEGNPDRVDPFYQQGKVACVMFTVLLLLSFMVIGIVTGLNFKKSSQEDQTRGLLSDDITPIPFQYNGDRGLCSDGWVLYRNSCYLIMNVYGTWELSKSLCHNSGAHLMVVNSEEELEFISRVVQKRADYWIGLKRDKMGQWSWINGDNYYSNPHFWDENQPSHWDTESCAHLTGSDTVHRKLMHEADCHRQLYHICERKLEKGMR
- the LOC113107946 gene encoding cytochrome c oxidase subunit 6A, mitochondrial-like, giving the protein MAAIGRLSQKLLKSAALTQTRQLSAAAAHGEQAAKTWKILSFVVALPGVAVCMLNMYLRAQQHQHEQPEFIPYSHLRIRSKRFPWGDGSKSLFHNPHVNALPDGYEQHDH